A single window of Flavobacteriales bacterium DNA harbors:
- a CDS encoding leucyl/phenylalanyl-tRNA--protein transferase: MASKETDFPPVEMADEDGFLAWGGDLGRDRLLQAYRSGIFPWFNPGEPILWWAPDPRFVLFPDELKVSDSMRRLLQKAPWRVTLDNCFADVIRACKKVKRAGQKGTWITDEMEAAYTQLHREGWAHSVEVWEEEELIGGLYGVSLGNMFFGESMFALRSNASKYGFITLVAVLKEKGFTLIDCQVPTEHLASLGARPIARKEFMGLLEKGLKKPTLHGSWSQWI, encoded by the coding sequence ATGGCAAGTAAAGAAACAGATTTTCCCCCGGTTGAAATGGCCGATGAAGACGGATTCCTTGCGTGGGGCGGGGATCTTGGTCGTGATCGTTTGCTTCAGGCATATCGTTCCGGAATTTTTCCCTGGTTCAACCCTGGTGAGCCCATACTCTGGTGGGCGCCAGATCCCAGGTTTGTGTTGTTTCCCGATGAATTGAAGGTTTCTGATAGCATGCGGCGTTTGTTGCAAAAGGCACCGTGGCGTGTTACATTGGATAACTGTTTTGCGGATGTGATCAGGGCTTGTAAAAAGGTAAAGCGAGCGGGGCAGAAGGGTACCTGGATCACGGATGAAATGGAGGCTGCTTATACCCAACTTCATCGTGAAGGATGGGCGCATTCGGTGGAAGTATGGGAAGAGGAGGAGCTGATCGGTGGTTTGTATGGTGTTTCACTGGGCAACATGTTTTTCGGCGAATCAATGTTCGCCCTCCGAAGCAATGCATCCAAATACGGATTCATTACCCTGGTGGCAGTGCTGAAGGAAAAAGGATTTACACTGATTGACTGCCAGGTGCCTACGGAACATCTCGCATCTCTTGGTGCGAGGCCCATTGCACGAAAGGAATTCATGGGCCTTTTGGAAAAAGGATTGAAAAAACCCACCTTGCACGGATCATGGAGTCAATGGATCTGA
- a CDS encoding divalent-cation tolerance protein CutA: protein MDLNPAEFLFVYMTFPNREEAERVGTMLVEEHLAACVNITDGMQSVYRWQGRVERASETVCIAKTKVALFDALERRVQALHPYECPCIVAMPLAAASPSYLQWLDEQVKDGE, encoded by the coding sequence ATGGATCTGAACCCCGCGGAATTTCTTTTTGTGTACATGACTTTTCCCAACCGGGAAGAGGCGGAGCGTGTCGGTACCATGCTGGTGGAAGAACACCTTGCTGCCTGTGTGAACATAACGGATGGCATGCAGTCCGTATACAGATGGCAGGGCAGGGTAGAGCGTGCATCCGAAACCGTTTGCATCGCCAAAACAAAGGTGGCATTGTTCGATGCGCTGGAGCGCAGGGTTCAGGCATTGCATCCTTATGAATGCCCGTGTATCGTGGCAATGCCGCTGGCTGCTGCCAGCCCGTCTTACCTGCAGTGGCTGGATGAGCAGGTAAAGGATGGCGAATGA
- a CDS encoding DMT family transporter, with amino-acid sequence MLYSTLAFSMMHICVKSLTHIPAHEIILFRSAVTLIISFAFLRYHRLPVFGTNRKILVLRGTVGVIALTLFFITLQRIPLAAAVTLQHLSPIFTVLFSMLFLSEKVKPSQWLFFLVAFSGVLLIKGFDERIEPIFMLLGILSAVFSGLAYVCIRILRHTDHAYNVVFYFPLVATPVMGIWCMINWVQPMGYEWGLLILAGVFTQVGQIFMTRSLQAEEASSVAILKYLSLVYALGFGYFLFDETYPWMSLAGIGLIFAGVGLNTFRRKVSL; translated from the coding sequence ATGCTGTATTCCACGCTGGCATTTTCCATGATGCACATCTGCGTGAAGTCGCTCACGCACATTCCCGCCCATGAGATTATTCTTTTCCGTTCCGCCGTTACCCTCATCATCAGCTTTGCTTTTCTTCGGTATCACCGGCTGCCGGTTTTTGGTACCAACCGCAAGATATTGGTGTTGCGCGGTACTGTGGGTGTAATCGCCCTGACGCTTTTCTTCATCACCCTGCAAAGGATTCCGCTTGCCGCTGCCGTGACGCTGCAGCATCTGTCGCCCATCTTCACCGTGTTGTTCTCGATGTTGTTCTTATCTGAAAAGGTGAAGCCATCGCAGTGGTTGTTTTTCCTGGTTGCTTTTTCCGGGGTGTTGCTGATCAAAGGTTTTGACGAACGGATCGAACCTATCTTCATGCTGTTGGGTATCTTGTCGGCTGTGTTTTCAGGACTGGCATACGTTTGCATCCGCATCCTGAGGCACACCGATCATGCCTACAATGTGGTATTCTACTTTCCGCTGGTGGCCACGCCGGTGATGGGAATATGGTGTATGATCAACTGGGTGCAACCGATGGGGTATGAATGGGGACTGCTAATCCTGGCGGGTGTGTTCACGCAGGTGGGGCAGATCTTCATGACGCGATCGCTCCAGGCTGAAGAGGCCAGCAGCGTTGCCATCCTTAAATACCTGAGTCTGGTGTATGCACTCGGCTTCGGCTATTTTCTTTTTGATGAGACCTATCCCTGGATGTCGCTTGCCGGTATCGGGCTGATCTTCGCCGGGGTGGGATTGAATACTTTCCGGAGGAAAGTAAGTCTTTAG
- a CDS encoding NAD(P)(+) transhydrogenase (Re/Si-specific) subunit beta: protein MGAYLLEISYLIASVLYIIGLKKLSGPKTARSGNLWAAVGMTLAIFATIFLYKDENGKHLGNLAWIFGGIIVGTVIGWIIAKKVAMTAMPQMVSLFNGMGGACAAIIGLIEFPHALHAETPHTLMLLTIFCGLVIGSVSFSGSMVAFAKLNGNMKKDIRLPFYNILNTLLIIAIAAGIAFLLISDMPAEQKVTWVYALTGISLLYGILFVIPIGGADMPVVISLLNSFTGMAAAFGGFLYDNMAMLTGGILVGSAGTILTVVMCNAMNRSLSNVIFGAFGTGGAVKAAGGDGQQKSFREVSISDVAVLLNYASKVVIVPGYGLAVAQAQHVVHELEELLESKGVEVKYAIHPVAGRMPGHMNVLLAESNVDYGKLVEMEDINPEFSTTDVVLVLGANDVVNPAAKEDPSSPIYGMPILNVEDAKQVIINKRSMSVGYAGIDNDLFYREKTGMLFGDAKKVLAGLVEEVKAL, encoded by the coding sequence ATGGGTGCCTACCTTTTGGAAATATCTTACCTGATTGCTTCAGTCCTCTACATCATCGGACTGAAGAAACTGAGTGGCCCAAAAACCGCCCGCTCCGGAAACCTGTGGGCTGCGGTGGGCATGACGCTGGCCATCTTCGCCACCATCTTTCTTTACAAGGATGAAAACGGCAAGCACCTGGGCAACCTGGCCTGGATCTTCGGCGGCATCATTGTAGGCACCGTCATCGGATGGATCATCGCCAAGAAAGTGGCCATGACCGCCATGCCACAAATGGTATCCCTCTTCAACGGAATGGGCGGTGCTTGTGCAGCCATCATCGGGCTGATCGAATTCCCGCACGCCCTGCACGCAGAGACCCCGCACACATTGATGCTGCTCACCATTTTCTGTGGCCTTGTGATCGGCAGCGTGTCCTTCTCCGGATCCATGGTCGCTTTTGCCAAGCTGAATGGCAACATGAAGAAAGACATCCGTCTCCCCTTCTACAACATATTGAATACGCTTCTGATCATTGCTATCGCCGCAGGCATTGCTTTCCTTCTTATCTCCGACATGCCGGCGGAACAAAAGGTAACATGGGTGTATGCGCTTACCGGCATCTCCCTCCTCTATGGCATCCTGTTCGTGATCCCGATCGGTGGCGCCGACATGCCGGTGGTGATTTCACTCCTGAACTCATTCACAGGTATGGCTGCAGCATTCGGCGGATTCCTTTATGACAACATGGCCATGCTCACGGGTGGTATCCTGGTGGGATCGGCAGGTACGATCCTCACCGTGGTGATGTGCAATGCCATGAACCGTTCACTGAGCAATGTAATCTTCGGTGCCTTCGGCACGGGCGGTGCTGTCAAAGCCGCCGGTGGAGACGGCCAACAGAAAAGCTTCCGGGAAGTTTCCATTTCCGACGTTGCCGTGCTGCTCAACTATGCCTCCAAGGTCGTGATCGTGCCCGGTTACGGTTTGGCCGTAGCGCAGGCACAGCACGTGGTTCACGAACTGGAAGAACTCCTCGAGTCAAAGGGCGTGGAAGTAAAGTATGCCATCCACCCGGTGGCCGGACGTATGCCCGGACACATGAACGTGCTCCTTGCCGAGTCGAATGTAGACTATGGCAAGCTGGTGGAAATGGAAGACATCAACCCCGAATTCTCCACCACCGACGTGGTACTCGTATTAGGCGCCAACGACGTGGTAAACCCTGCCGCGAAGGAAGATCCTTCAAGTCCGATTTACGGCATGCCCATCCTGAATGTTGAAGATGCCAAGCAGGTCATCATCAACAAGCGCAGCATGAGCGTGGGTTATGCAGGGATCGACAACGACCTGTTCTACCGCGAAAAAACCGGTATGCTTTTCGGCGACGCCAAGAAGGTACTGGCAGGGTTGGTGGAAGAGGTGAAAGCTTTATAG
- a CDS encoding NAD(P) transhydrogenase subunit alpha has protein sequence MEAVLEFFYQHMNMVYVVILSILLGVEVIANVPSVLHTPLMSGANAIHGVVIIGAIIIMGKADTTLAIILGFLAVILGTLNVVGGFVVTDRMLEMFKKKPAKKD, from the coding sequence ATGGAAGCAGTCCTTGAATTCTTTTACCAGCACATGAACATGGTGTATGTGGTCATCCTCTCCATCTTACTTGGGGTGGAAGTGATCGCCAACGTACCGTCTGTCCTGCATACCCCGCTCATGTCGGGTGCCAACGCCATTCACGGGGTTGTGATCATCGGCGCCATCATCATCATGGGCAAAGCAGACACCACGCTGGCCATCATCCTGGGTTTCCTGGCCGTGATACTGGGAACGCTGAACGTGGTGGGAGGCTTTGTGGTCACCGACCGCATGCTGGAAATGTTTAAGAAAAAACCTGCAAAAAAAGACTAA
- a CDS encoding Re/Si-specific NAD(P)(+) transhydrogenase subunit alpha: protein MKLGVPKETKEREKRVALTPTIIKSLISKGFQVVVEKGAGDKAFIADTQYTEAGATVAEKQQVYADADVVLKVNAPLPEEVALMKRDAVLISFMFAATHPDLVEACAKQGISAYSMDAIPRTSLAQKMDALSSQNNLAGYKTVLLAANALGKIFPLLMTSAGTLKPSKVVIMGAGVAGLQAIATAKRLGAIVEVSDIRPETKEQVQSLGGKFIEVPADASVKMEGGYVKGVSEEFLQKQKELVAKHVADADVVITTALIPGKKAPMLITADMVKSMRAGSVIVDMAVEQGGNCELSELDQTVVKEGVIIIGESNLPSLLPLNASELYAKNISELLLHLASNEGFKWDMEEEINKGSLIVHKGAKVHPSVVQTQATA, encoded by the coding sequence GTGAAATTAGGTGTACCCAAAGAAACAAAGGAGCGGGAAAAGCGCGTCGCTCTCACCCCCACTATCATCAAGTCTCTTATTTCGAAAGGCTTTCAGGTAGTGGTTGAAAAAGGCGCAGGAGATAAAGCCTTCATAGCTGATACACAGTATACGGAAGCCGGCGCCACCGTGGCAGAGAAGCAACAGGTATACGCTGATGCCGATGTGGTACTGAAAGTGAATGCCCCGTTGCCGGAGGAAGTGGCACTGATGAAAAGAGATGCCGTGCTTATCTCCTTCATGTTTGCCGCCACCCATCCGGATCTGGTTGAGGCATGCGCCAAACAGGGCATTTCCGCCTATTCCATGGATGCCATCCCGCGCACATCTCTTGCTCAGAAGATGGATGCGCTCAGCTCACAGAACAACCTGGCCGGTTACAAAACCGTACTGCTGGCCGCCAATGCACTTGGAAAAATATTTCCCCTGCTGATGACTTCCGCCGGAACCCTGAAACCATCCAAAGTGGTCATCATGGGTGCGGGTGTGGCGGGCCTTCAGGCCATTGCCACCGCCAAACGCCTCGGTGCGATCGTGGAAGTATCGGACATCCGGCCGGAAACAAAAGAACAGGTGCAATCCCTCGGCGGCAAGTTCATTGAAGTACCTGCGGACGCCTCTGTAAAAATGGAAGGCGGTTACGTCAAGGGTGTATCTGAAGAATTTCTGCAGAAACAAAAAGAATTGGTTGCCAAACACGTGGCAGATGCCGATGTGGTGATCACCACCGCATTGATCCCCGGCAAGAAAGCACCGATGTTGATCACCGCCGACATGGTCAAATCCATGCGCGCCGGCTCGGTGATCGTTGACATGGCTGTTGAACAAGGCGGCAATTGTGAACTGAGTGAACTGGATCAAACCGTTGTAAAAGAAGGGGTGATCATCATAGGCGAATCCAACCTGCCGAGCCTCCTGCCGCTGAATGCCAGCGAGCTGTACGCCAAAAACATCAGCGAGCTCCTGTTGCACCTGGCCTCCAACGAGGGTTTCAAGTGGGACATGGAAGAAGAGATCAACAAAGGTTCGCTCATTGTCCACAAGGGAGCCAAAGTGCATCCCTCCGTTGTGCAAACCCAAGCCACCGCATAA
- a CDS encoding MBL fold metallo-hydrolase, with translation MKITFLGTGTSSGVPMIACECDVCKSEDSRDKRLRTSVMVETGGQTLVIDSGPDFRQQMLASRVMKLDALLFTHEHKDHVAGMDDVRAFNFRAKKPLDVYATQHVFKCLEREFHYVFHDDGYPGVPKVNVNLIEPGTPFDISGLEVMPFRVWHHKLPVTAFRIGDFSYVTDANAMDDEAKDVIRRSRVMVINALRKEKHISHFTLDEAIQLAKELEVEQTFLTHISHQLGKHAEVSVELPSNVALAFDGLEVTLT, from the coding sequence ATGAAGATCACATTTTTAGGAACAGGAACCTCGTCCGGCGTGCCCATGATCGCATGTGAATGTGACGTGTGTAAGTCGGAAGACAGCCGGGATAAAAGGCTGCGGACATCCGTGATGGTGGAAACCGGCGGTCAGACCCTGGTGATCGATTCAGGCCCGGATTTCCGTCAGCAGATGCTCGCCAGCCGGGTCATGAAACTCGATGCCTTGCTTTTCACCCATGAACACAAAGACCATGTGGCCGGGATGGATGATGTGCGTGCGTTCAATTTCCGTGCAAAAAAACCGCTGGATGTGTATGCTACCCAACATGTGTTCAAATGCCTCGAACGCGAGTTCCATTATGTGTTTCATGATGATGGTTACCCGGGCGTACCCAAGGTGAATGTAAACCTGATCGAACCAGGGACTCCCTTCGATATAAGCGGACTTGAAGTGATGCCGTTTCGCGTCTGGCATCACAAACTGCCGGTGACAGCTTTCCGGATCGGCGACTTCTCCTATGTGACCGATGCCAATGCCATGGACGATGAGGCCAAGGATGTGATTCGCAGATCCAGGGTAATGGTGATCAATGCCCTTAGAAAAGAAAAACATATTTCTCACTTTACCCTTGATGAAGCCATACAGCTGGCAAAGGAATTGGAAGTGGAACAAACCTTCCTCACCCACATCAGTCACCAGCTTGGAAAGCATGCGGAGGTGAGCGTTGAACTTCCCTCCAACGTGGCGCTCGCTTTTGATGGCCTGGAGGTAACCCTGACATAA